A portion of the Pleuronectes platessa chromosome 15, fPlePla1.1, whole genome shotgun sequence genome contains these proteins:
- the LOC128457233 gene encoding dixin isoform X3: protein MIASLSRGSLLDEVLHGSSNEQQLATYLSWVNCQLKRKPGLKPITNLRHDLHDGVVLTQLIEIVAGEVLEGVFVTPQNKDESRKNVEQVLQFISSRHIRMPHISARDIVDGNLKSVMRIILALAAHFKPSANHRAATGRTLTRGHASHNPLSPVALAQGAAAALATAHFDASQPARVTRIHSDWGLDKEKIVCVRALVKQYEREQDNPQPSSVFFFSSLSSVSPVSCPKAPTSSHPDRSEDDRQQPQSSVESSHAVVETAWEDSLNETLENDVQETRKMVSALQALLLHGSLPEDEKDVSLTLDQCNSEQQLVVIRSRLDQSMEEAQELKKELLHCKQEMRNLQGVKGAQQQRLCTQEASILQLKQELLRASMTKDELNNRNAELQWKMEENNRLWGECKKEIGQKDRLLQQLKHMLEESQKQQNELQRELEHKNNLLQELMGRDLQQIPCGTENNGCSYSGNPAPSVSGADEVQLLRDALRSLRNNFRDHDPQHHTLDTLEQGIVSLIDRLHVVHTDRGRGKSPRRKGQHTDSDPWSCTKIGQSHSGSSASTKILYFTGKSPTPSMINIQKRLGEVTLKDVKAAVDQEGNYKYHFKALDPEFGTVKEEVFLDTAVVPGWEGKIVAWVEEDHGDDRPL, encoded by the exons ATGATCGCCTCACTCTCGAGAGGAAGTTTGCTGGACGAGGTTCTTCACGGGAGCTCCAACGAG cagcagctggcaaCGTATCTTTCCTGGGTGAACTGTCAGCTGAAGAGGAAGCCGGGCCTGAAGCCTATCACTAACCTCAGGCACGACCTGCACGATGGGGTGGTGCTCACACAACTCATAGAGATTGTTG CTGGAGAAGTGCTGGAGGGAGTATTCGTGACTCCTCAAAACAAAGATGAAAGCAGGAAGAATGTGGAGCAGGTCTTGCAGTTCATTTCCTCCCGACACATACGCATGCCCCACATATCCGCAAGAG ACATTGTTGATGGTAACCTGAAATCTGTTATGAGGATAATTCTGGCGCTGGCTGCTCACTTCAAACCTTCAGCCAACCACAGGGCTGCTACTGGAAGGACCTTGACAAGAGGCCATGCCAGTCACAACCCTCTCTCGCCTGTGGCATTGGCACAAGGGGCCGCTGCTGCACTGGCGACCGCACATTTTGATGCCTCACAGCCTGCACGAGTCACACGTATCCACAG TGACTGGGGGTTGGACAAGGAAAAGATTGTTTGTGTCCGTGCACTGGTCAAGCAGTATGAAAGAGAGCAGGACAATCCTCAGCCCAGCAG TGTCTTTTTCTTCTCGAGCCTTAGCTCCGTCAGTCCAGTGTCGTGTCCAAAAGCTCCAACCAGCAGCCACCCAGACAGATCTGAAGATGACCGCCAACAACCGCAGAGCAGCG TGGAGTCATCTCATGCTGTAGTGGAGACGGCGTGGGAAGATTCTCTTAATGAAACTTTGGAGAATGACGTACAGGAGACAAGAAAAATGGTGTCGGCTCTGCAG GCTCTACTGCTTCATGGTTCTCTGCCTGAGGATGAGAAGGACGTGTCTTTGACTTTGGACCAGTGCAACTCGGAACAGCAGCTG GTAGTCATTCGAAGTCGCTTGGATCAGAGTATGGAGGAGGCACAGGAGTTAAAG AAGGAACTGCTGCACTGTAAGCAAGAGATGAGAAACCTCCAGGGAGTCAAA GGCGCCCAACAGCAGAGGCTGTGCACTCAGGAGGCTTCAATCCTGCAGCTGAAGCAGGAGCTTCTGCGAGCCAGCATGACAAAGGATGAGCTCAACAACCGgaat GCGGAGCTACAGTGGAAGATGGAGGAAAATAACAGACTGTGGGGCGAATGCAAG AAAGAGAttggacagaaggacagactgCTGCAGCAACTTAAACACATGCTCGAAGAAAGCCAGAAACAGCAG AATGAGTTGCAAAGAGAGTTGGAGCATAAAAACAACTTGCTGCAGGAGTTAATGGGCAGAGATCTGCAACAG ATTCCCTGCGGCACAGAGAACAATGGATGTTCTTACTCTGGAAATCcagctccctctgtgtcagGT GCAGATGAggttcagctgctcagagacgcaCTCCGGAGTTTGAGGAACAACTTCAGGGACCACGACCCGCAGCACCATACACTGGACACCCTGGAGCAGGGCATAGTGTCACTCATCGACAGACTGCATGTTGTCCACACAGACAGG GGAAGAGGGAAGTCTCCAAGACGCAAAGGTCAACACACAGACTCTGACCCCTGGTCCTGCACAA AGATTGGTCAGTCCCACAGTGGCTCCTCTGCCTCGACCAAAATCCTTTATTTCACTGGAAAATCCCCAACGCCTTCCATGATCAATATTCAGAAAAG GTTGGGTGAAGTAACTCTGAAGGACGTTAAAGCAGCTGTGGATCAAGAGGGAAACTACAAGTATCACTTCAAGGCCCTGGACCCAGAGTTTGGCACAGTGAAGGAGGAG GTGTTCCTGGATACAGCAGTCGTTCCAGGCTGGGAAGGTAAAATCGTGGCATGGGTAGAAGAGGACCATGGAGACGACCG GCCATTGTAG
- the LOC128457233 gene encoding dixin isoform X2 encodes MIASLSRGSLLDEVLHGSSNEQLATYLSWVNCQLKRKPGLKPITNLRHDLHDGVVLTQLIEIVAGEVLEGVFVTPQNKDESRKNVEQVLQFISSRHIRMPHISARDIVDGNLKSVMRIILALAAHFKPSANHRAATGRTLTRGHASHNPLSPVALAQGAAAALATAHFDASQPARVTRIHSDWGLDKEKIVCVRALVKQYEREQDNPQPSSVFFFSSLSSVSPVSCPKAPTSSHPDRSEDDRQQPQSSVESSHAVVETAWEDSLNETLENDVQETRKMVSALQALLLHGSLPEDEKDVSLTLDQCNSEQQLVVIRSRLDQSMEEAQELKKELLHCKQEMRNLQGVKGAQQQRLCTQEASILQLKQELLRASMTKDELNNRNAELQWKMEENNRLWGECKKEIGQKDRLLQQLKHMLEESQKQQNELQRELEHKNNLLQELMGRDLQQIPCGTENNGCSYSGNPAPSVSGQADEVQLLRDALRSLRNNFRDHDPQHHTLDTLEQGIVSLIDRLHVVHTDRGRGKSPRRKGQHTDSDPWSCTKIGQSHSGSSASTKILYFTGKSPTPSMINIQKRLGEVTLKDVKAAVDQEGNYKYHFKALDPEFGTVKEEVFLDTAVVPGWEGKIVAWVEEDHGDDRPL; translated from the exons ATGATCGCCTCACTCTCGAGAGGAAGTTTGCTGGACGAGGTTCTTCACGGGAGCTCCAACGAG cagctggcaaCGTATCTTTCCTGGGTGAACTGTCAGCTGAAGAGGAAGCCGGGCCTGAAGCCTATCACTAACCTCAGGCACGACCTGCACGATGGGGTGGTGCTCACACAACTCATAGAGATTGTTG CTGGAGAAGTGCTGGAGGGAGTATTCGTGACTCCTCAAAACAAAGATGAAAGCAGGAAGAATGTGGAGCAGGTCTTGCAGTTCATTTCCTCCCGACACATACGCATGCCCCACATATCCGCAAGAG ACATTGTTGATGGTAACCTGAAATCTGTTATGAGGATAATTCTGGCGCTGGCTGCTCACTTCAAACCTTCAGCCAACCACAGGGCTGCTACTGGAAGGACCTTGACAAGAGGCCATGCCAGTCACAACCCTCTCTCGCCTGTGGCATTGGCACAAGGGGCCGCTGCTGCACTGGCGACCGCACATTTTGATGCCTCACAGCCTGCACGAGTCACACGTATCCACAG TGACTGGGGGTTGGACAAGGAAAAGATTGTTTGTGTCCGTGCACTGGTCAAGCAGTATGAAAGAGAGCAGGACAATCCTCAGCCCAGCAG TGTCTTTTTCTTCTCGAGCCTTAGCTCCGTCAGTCCAGTGTCGTGTCCAAAAGCTCCAACCAGCAGCCACCCAGACAGATCTGAAGATGACCGCCAACAACCGCAGAGCAGCG TGGAGTCATCTCATGCTGTAGTGGAGACGGCGTGGGAAGATTCTCTTAATGAAACTTTGGAGAATGACGTACAGGAGACAAGAAAAATGGTGTCGGCTCTGCAG GCTCTACTGCTTCATGGTTCTCTGCCTGAGGATGAGAAGGACGTGTCTTTGACTTTGGACCAGTGCAACTCGGAACAGCAGCTG GTAGTCATTCGAAGTCGCTTGGATCAGAGTATGGAGGAGGCACAGGAGTTAAAG AAGGAACTGCTGCACTGTAAGCAAGAGATGAGAAACCTCCAGGGAGTCAAA GGCGCCCAACAGCAGAGGCTGTGCACTCAGGAGGCTTCAATCCTGCAGCTGAAGCAGGAGCTTCTGCGAGCCAGCATGACAAAGGATGAGCTCAACAACCGgaat GCGGAGCTACAGTGGAAGATGGAGGAAAATAACAGACTGTGGGGCGAATGCAAG AAAGAGAttggacagaaggacagactgCTGCAGCAACTTAAACACATGCTCGAAGAAAGCCAGAAACAGCAG AATGAGTTGCAAAGAGAGTTGGAGCATAAAAACAACTTGCTGCAGGAGTTAATGGGCAGAGATCTGCAACAG ATTCCCTGCGGCACAGAGAACAATGGATGTTCTTACTCTGGAAATCcagctccctctgtgtcagGT CAGGCAGATGAggttcagctgctcagagacgcaCTCCGGAGTTTGAGGAACAACTTCAGGGACCACGACCCGCAGCACCATACACTGGACACCCTGGAGCAGGGCATAGTGTCACTCATCGACAGACTGCATGTTGTCCACACAGACAGG GGAAGAGGGAAGTCTCCAAGACGCAAAGGTCAACACACAGACTCTGACCCCTGGTCCTGCACAA AGATTGGTCAGTCCCACAGTGGCTCCTCTGCCTCGACCAAAATCCTTTATTTCACTGGAAAATCCCCAACGCCTTCCATGATCAATATTCAGAAAAG GTTGGGTGAAGTAACTCTGAAGGACGTTAAAGCAGCTGTGGATCAAGAGGGAAACTACAAGTATCACTTCAAGGCCCTGGACCCAGAGTTTGGCACAGTGAAGGAGGAG GTGTTCCTGGATACAGCAGTCGTTCCAGGCTGGGAAGGTAAAATCGTGGCATGGGTAGAAGAGGACCATGGAGACGACCG GCCATTGTAG
- the LOC128457233 gene encoding dixin isoform X5, whose protein sequence is MIASLSRGSLLDEVLHGSSNEQQLATYLSWVNCQLKRKPGLKPITNLRHDLHDGVVLTQLIEIVAGEVLEGVFVTPQNKDESRKNVEQVLQFISSRHIRMPHISARDIVDGNLKSVMRIILALAAHFKPSANHRAATGRTLTRGHASHNPLSPVALAQGAAAALATAHFDASQPARVTRIHSDWGLDKEKIVCVRALVKQYEREQDNPQPSSSVSPVSCPKAPTSSHPDRSEDDRQQPQSSVESSHAVVETAWEDSLNETLENDVQETRKMVSALQALLLHGSLPEDEKDVSLTLDQCNSEQQLVVIRSRLDQSMEEAQELKKELLHCKQEMRNLQGVKGAQQQRLCTQEASILQLKQELLRASMTKDELNNRNAELQWKMEENNRLWGECKKEIGQKDRLLQQLKHMLEESQKQQNELQRELEHKNNLLQELMGRDLQQIPCGTENNGCSYSGNPAPSVSGQADEVQLLRDALRSLRNNFRDHDPQHHTLDTLEQGIVSLIDRLHVVHTDRGRGKSPRRKGQHTDSDPWSCTKIGQSHSGSSASTKILYFTGKSPTPSMINIQKRLGEVTLKDVKAAVDQEGNYKYHFKALDPEFGTVKEEVFLDTAVVPGWEGKIVAWVEEDHGDDRPL, encoded by the exons ATGATCGCCTCACTCTCGAGAGGAAGTTTGCTGGACGAGGTTCTTCACGGGAGCTCCAACGAG cagcagctggcaaCGTATCTTTCCTGGGTGAACTGTCAGCTGAAGAGGAAGCCGGGCCTGAAGCCTATCACTAACCTCAGGCACGACCTGCACGATGGGGTGGTGCTCACACAACTCATAGAGATTGTTG CTGGAGAAGTGCTGGAGGGAGTATTCGTGACTCCTCAAAACAAAGATGAAAGCAGGAAGAATGTGGAGCAGGTCTTGCAGTTCATTTCCTCCCGACACATACGCATGCCCCACATATCCGCAAGAG ACATTGTTGATGGTAACCTGAAATCTGTTATGAGGATAATTCTGGCGCTGGCTGCTCACTTCAAACCTTCAGCCAACCACAGGGCTGCTACTGGAAGGACCTTGACAAGAGGCCATGCCAGTCACAACCCTCTCTCGCCTGTGGCATTGGCACAAGGGGCCGCTGCTGCACTGGCGACCGCACATTTTGATGCCTCACAGCCTGCACGAGTCACACGTATCCACAG TGACTGGGGGTTGGACAAGGAAAAGATTGTTTGTGTCCGTGCACTGGTCAAGCAGTATGAAAGAGAGCAGGACAATCCTCAGCCCAGCAG CTCCGTCAGTCCAGTGTCGTGTCCAAAAGCTCCAACCAGCAGCCACCCAGACAGATCTGAAGATGACCGCCAACAACCGCAGAGCAGCG TGGAGTCATCTCATGCTGTAGTGGAGACGGCGTGGGAAGATTCTCTTAATGAAACTTTGGAGAATGACGTACAGGAGACAAGAAAAATGGTGTCGGCTCTGCAG GCTCTACTGCTTCATGGTTCTCTGCCTGAGGATGAGAAGGACGTGTCTTTGACTTTGGACCAGTGCAACTCGGAACAGCAGCTG GTAGTCATTCGAAGTCGCTTGGATCAGAGTATGGAGGAGGCACAGGAGTTAAAG AAGGAACTGCTGCACTGTAAGCAAGAGATGAGAAACCTCCAGGGAGTCAAA GGCGCCCAACAGCAGAGGCTGTGCACTCAGGAGGCTTCAATCCTGCAGCTGAAGCAGGAGCTTCTGCGAGCCAGCATGACAAAGGATGAGCTCAACAACCGgaat GCGGAGCTACAGTGGAAGATGGAGGAAAATAACAGACTGTGGGGCGAATGCAAG AAAGAGAttggacagaaggacagactgCTGCAGCAACTTAAACACATGCTCGAAGAAAGCCAGAAACAGCAG AATGAGTTGCAAAGAGAGTTGGAGCATAAAAACAACTTGCTGCAGGAGTTAATGGGCAGAGATCTGCAACAG ATTCCCTGCGGCACAGAGAACAATGGATGTTCTTACTCTGGAAATCcagctccctctgtgtcagGT CAGGCAGATGAggttcagctgctcagagacgcaCTCCGGAGTTTGAGGAACAACTTCAGGGACCACGACCCGCAGCACCATACACTGGACACCCTGGAGCAGGGCATAGTGTCACTCATCGACAGACTGCATGTTGTCCACACAGACAGG GGAAGAGGGAAGTCTCCAAGACGCAAAGGTCAACACACAGACTCTGACCCCTGGTCCTGCACAA AGATTGGTCAGTCCCACAGTGGCTCCTCTGCCTCGACCAAAATCCTTTATTTCACTGGAAAATCCCCAACGCCTTCCATGATCAATATTCAGAAAAG GTTGGGTGAAGTAACTCTGAAGGACGTTAAAGCAGCTGTGGATCAAGAGGGAAACTACAAGTATCACTTCAAGGCCCTGGACCCAGAGTTTGGCACAGTGAAGGAGGAG GTGTTCCTGGATACAGCAGTCGTTCCAGGCTGGGAAGGTAAAATCGTGGCATGGGTAGAAGAGGACCATGGAGACGACCG GCCATTGTAG
- the LOC128457233 gene encoding dixin isoform X1: MIASLSRGSLLDEVLHGSSNEQQLATYLSWVNCQLKRKPGLKPITNLRHDLHDGVVLTQLIEIVAGEVLEGVFVTPQNKDESRKNVEQVLQFISSRHIRMPHISARDIVDGNLKSVMRIILALAAHFKPSANHRAATGRTLTRGHASHNPLSPVALAQGAAAALATAHFDASQPARVTRIHSDWGLDKEKIVCVRALVKQYEREQDNPQPSSVFFFSSLSSVSPVSCPKAPTSSHPDRSEDDRQQPQSSVESSHAVVETAWEDSLNETLENDVQETRKMVSALQALLLHGSLPEDEKDVSLTLDQCNSEQQLVVIRSRLDQSMEEAQELKKELLHCKQEMRNLQGVKGAQQQRLCTQEASILQLKQELLRASMTKDELNNRNAELQWKMEENNRLWGECKKEIGQKDRLLQQLKHMLEESQKQQNELQRELEHKNNLLQELMGRDLQQIPCGTENNGCSYSGNPAPSVSGQADEVQLLRDALRSLRNNFRDHDPQHHTLDTLEQGIVSLIDRLHVVHTDRGRGKSPRRKGQHTDSDPWSCTKIGQSHSGSSASTKILYFTGKSPTPSMINIQKRLGEVTLKDVKAAVDQEGNYKYHFKALDPEFGTVKEEVFLDTAVVPGWEGKIVAWVEEDHGDDRPL; this comes from the exons ATGATCGCCTCACTCTCGAGAGGAAGTTTGCTGGACGAGGTTCTTCACGGGAGCTCCAACGAG cagcagctggcaaCGTATCTTTCCTGGGTGAACTGTCAGCTGAAGAGGAAGCCGGGCCTGAAGCCTATCACTAACCTCAGGCACGACCTGCACGATGGGGTGGTGCTCACACAACTCATAGAGATTGTTG CTGGAGAAGTGCTGGAGGGAGTATTCGTGACTCCTCAAAACAAAGATGAAAGCAGGAAGAATGTGGAGCAGGTCTTGCAGTTCATTTCCTCCCGACACATACGCATGCCCCACATATCCGCAAGAG ACATTGTTGATGGTAACCTGAAATCTGTTATGAGGATAATTCTGGCGCTGGCTGCTCACTTCAAACCTTCAGCCAACCACAGGGCTGCTACTGGAAGGACCTTGACAAGAGGCCATGCCAGTCACAACCCTCTCTCGCCTGTGGCATTGGCACAAGGGGCCGCTGCTGCACTGGCGACCGCACATTTTGATGCCTCACAGCCTGCACGAGTCACACGTATCCACAG TGACTGGGGGTTGGACAAGGAAAAGATTGTTTGTGTCCGTGCACTGGTCAAGCAGTATGAAAGAGAGCAGGACAATCCTCAGCCCAGCAG TGTCTTTTTCTTCTCGAGCCTTAGCTCCGTCAGTCCAGTGTCGTGTCCAAAAGCTCCAACCAGCAGCCACCCAGACAGATCTGAAGATGACCGCCAACAACCGCAGAGCAGCG TGGAGTCATCTCATGCTGTAGTGGAGACGGCGTGGGAAGATTCTCTTAATGAAACTTTGGAGAATGACGTACAGGAGACAAGAAAAATGGTGTCGGCTCTGCAG GCTCTACTGCTTCATGGTTCTCTGCCTGAGGATGAGAAGGACGTGTCTTTGACTTTGGACCAGTGCAACTCGGAACAGCAGCTG GTAGTCATTCGAAGTCGCTTGGATCAGAGTATGGAGGAGGCACAGGAGTTAAAG AAGGAACTGCTGCACTGTAAGCAAGAGATGAGAAACCTCCAGGGAGTCAAA GGCGCCCAACAGCAGAGGCTGTGCACTCAGGAGGCTTCAATCCTGCAGCTGAAGCAGGAGCTTCTGCGAGCCAGCATGACAAAGGATGAGCTCAACAACCGgaat GCGGAGCTACAGTGGAAGATGGAGGAAAATAACAGACTGTGGGGCGAATGCAAG AAAGAGAttggacagaaggacagactgCTGCAGCAACTTAAACACATGCTCGAAGAAAGCCAGAAACAGCAG AATGAGTTGCAAAGAGAGTTGGAGCATAAAAACAACTTGCTGCAGGAGTTAATGGGCAGAGATCTGCAACAG ATTCCCTGCGGCACAGAGAACAATGGATGTTCTTACTCTGGAAATCcagctccctctgtgtcagGT CAGGCAGATGAggttcagctgctcagagacgcaCTCCGGAGTTTGAGGAACAACTTCAGGGACCACGACCCGCAGCACCATACACTGGACACCCTGGAGCAGGGCATAGTGTCACTCATCGACAGACTGCATGTTGTCCACACAGACAGG GGAAGAGGGAAGTCTCCAAGACGCAAAGGTCAACACACAGACTCTGACCCCTGGTCCTGCACAA AGATTGGTCAGTCCCACAGTGGCTCCTCTGCCTCGACCAAAATCCTTTATTTCACTGGAAAATCCCCAACGCCTTCCATGATCAATATTCAGAAAAG GTTGGGTGAAGTAACTCTGAAGGACGTTAAAGCAGCTGTGGATCAAGAGGGAAACTACAAGTATCACTTCAAGGCCCTGGACCCAGAGTTTGGCACAGTGAAGGAGGAG GTGTTCCTGGATACAGCAGTCGTTCCAGGCTGGGAAGGTAAAATCGTGGCATGGGTAGAAGAGGACCATGGAGACGACCG GCCATTGTAG
- the LOC128457233 gene encoding dixin isoform X4 encodes MIASLSRGSLLDEVLHGSSNEQQLATYLSWVNCQLKRKPGLKPITNLRHDLHDGVVLTQLIEIVAGEVLEGVFVTPQNKDESRKNVEQVLQFISSRHIRMPHISARDIVDGNLKSVMRIILALAAHFKPSANHRAATGRTLTRGHASHNPLSPVALAQGAAAALATAHFDASQPARVTRIHSDWGLDKEKIVCVRALVKQYEREQDNPQPSSLSSVSPVSCPKAPTSSHPDRSEDDRQQPQSSVESSHAVVETAWEDSLNETLENDVQETRKMVSALQALLLHGSLPEDEKDVSLTLDQCNSEQQLVVIRSRLDQSMEEAQELKKELLHCKQEMRNLQGVKGAQQQRLCTQEASILQLKQELLRASMTKDELNNRNAELQWKMEENNRLWGECKKEIGQKDRLLQQLKHMLEESQKQQNELQRELEHKNNLLQELMGRDLQQIPCGTENNGCSYSGNPAPSVSGQADEVQLLRDALRSLRNNFRDHDPQHHTLDTLEQGIVSLIDRLHVVHTDRGRGKSPRRKGQHTDSDPWSCTKIGQSHSGSSASTKILYFTGKSPTPSMINIQKRLGEVTLKDVKAAVDQEGNYKYHFKALDPEFGTVKEEVFLDTAVVPGWEGKIVAWVEEDHGDDRPL; translated from the exons ATGATCGCCTCACTCTCGAGAGGAAGTTTGCTGGACGAGGTTCTTCACGGGAGCTCCAACGAG cagcagctggcaaCGTATCTTTCCTGGGTGAACTGTCAGCTGAAGAGGAAGCCGGGCCTGAAGCCTATCACTAACCTCAGGCACGACCTGCACGATGGGGTGGTGCTCACACAACTCATAGAGATTGTTG CTGGAGAAGTGCTGGAGGGAGTATTCGTGACTCCTCAAAACAAAGATGAAAGCAGGAAGAATGTGGAGCAGGTCTTGCAGTTCATTTCCTCCCGACACATACGCATGCCCCACATATCCGCAAGAG ACATTGTTGATGGTAACCTGAAATCTGTTATGAGGATAATTCTGGCGCTGGCTGCTCACTTCAAACCTTCAGCCAACCACAGGGCTGCTACTGGAAGGACCTTGACAAGAGGCCATGCCAGTCACAACCCTCTCTCGCCTGTGGCATTGGCACAAGGGGCCGCTGCTGCACTGGCGACCGCACATTTTGATGCCTCACAGCCTGCACGAGTCACACGTATCCACAG TGACTGGGGGTTGGACAAGGAAAAGATTGTTTGTGTCCGTGCACTGGTCAAGCAGTATGAAAGAGAGCAGGACAATCCTCAGCCCAGCAG CCTTAGCTCCGTCAGTCCAGTGTCGTGTCCAAAAGCTCCAACCAGCAGCCACCCAGACAGATCTGAAGATGACCGCCAACAACCGCAGAGCAGCG TGGAGTCATCTCATGCTGTAGTGGAGACGGCGTGGGAAGATTCTCTTAATGAAACTTTGGAGAATGACGTACAGGAGACAAGAAAAATGGTGTCGGCTCTGCAG GCTCTACTGCTTCATGGTTCTCTGCCTGAGGATGAGAAGGACGTGTCTTTGACTTTGGACCAGTGCAACTCGGAACAGCAGCTG GTAGTCATTCGAAGTCGCTTGGATCAGAGTATGGAGGAGGCACAGGAGTTAAAG AAGGAACTGCTGCACTGTAAGCAAGAGATGAGAAACCTCCAGGGAGTCAAA GGCGCCCAACAGCAGAGGCTGTGCACTCAGGAGGCTTCAATCCTGCAGCTGAAGCAGGAGCTTCTGCGAGCCAGCATGACAAAGGATGAGCTCAACAACCGgaat GCGGAGCTACAGTGGAAGATGGAGGAAAATAACAGACTGTGGGGCGAATGCAAG AAAGAGAttggacagaaggacagactgCTGCAGCAACTTAAACACATGCTCGAAGAAAGCCAGAAACAGCAG AATGAGTTGCAAAGAGAGTTGGAGCATAAAAACAACTTGCTGCAGGAGTTAATGGGCAGAGATCTGCAACAG ATTCCCTGCGGCACAGAGAACAATGGATGTTCTTACTCTGGAAATCcagctccctctgtgtcagGT CAGGCAGATGAggttcagctgctcagagacgcaCTCCGGAGTTTGAGGAACAACTTCAGGGACCACGACCCGCAGCACCATACACTGGACACCCTGGAGCAGGGCATAGTGTCACTCATCGACAGACTGCATGTTGTCCACACAGACAGG GGAAGAGGGAAGTCTCCAAGACGCAAAGGTCAACACACAGACTCTGACCCCTGGTCCTGCACAA AGATTGGTCAGTCCCACAGTGGCTCCTCTGCCTCGACCAAAATCCTTTATTTCACTGGAAAATCCCCAACGCCTTCCATGATCAATATTCAGAAAAG GTTGGGTGAAGTAACTCTGAAGGACGTTAAAGCAGCTGTGGATCAAGAGGGAAACTACAAGTATCACTTCAAGGCCCTGGACCCAGAGTTTGGCACAGTGAAGGAGGAG GTGTTCCTGGATACAGCAGTCGTTCCAGGCTGGGAAGGTAAAATCGTGGCATGGGTAGAAGAGGACCATGGAGACGACCG GCCATTGTAG